A window of Candidatus Goldiibacteriota bacterium genomic DNA:
TGAAAGCGCCAAACTGGGTGAAGGCCTGTATTGCGAGACCGTCCTTGGCCGTGATAAACCGCTTGTTGTACAGGACGCTTTAAATGACCCTGTCTGGCGTGATAATCCGGACGTAAAGTTAAAAATGATATCCTATCTTGGATTTCCCATAAAGTGGCCGGATAAAACTTTTTTTGGAACCATTTGTATACTTGATAATAAAGCGAATGAATACAGCAAAAAATTTATTGATGTAATGAATGTGTTTAAAGAAACCATAGAACAGGACCTTCAGTTGATTATTGAAAATAAGATGCTTAATGACCTTGACACTCTTAAAACTGATTTCACGAATATGATGAATCATGAACTTAGAACCCCTCTTGTTTCCATGAAAGGCGCCGCAAAATTGTTATTAAAGGGAACCGCTGGGCTTTTGAATGATAAACAGGCGGAACTTGTCAGTATTATTTCTGTGAATACTGAAAGGCAGATAAGGCTTGTGAATGAAATGCTGGATATGTCAAGAATTGAAGCGGGGTACTATAAGATACAGCCTGAAAAACGCAACTTGGCAGAGCTGGTTGACGAAGCGGCAGGAACTGTTATCGGACAGGCTGTTGACCGGGGGAATACAATAGTAAAAAATATAGATTTAAAAAAGGCGGAATGGAACCTGGATGGCGATGGATTTGTACATATACTTTCAAATCTGCTAAGTAACGCGCTTAAGTTTTCCCCAAAAGGGGCACAAGTGGTTATTACCGTAAAAGACGGTGACAGGAAAATTATGCCTGTTCCCGAAAAAGAAGCGGAAAAAATAAAAAAAGAAGGTTTTATGCTGCTGGTTTCCGTGAAGGATACGGGAATAGGCATTTCATCGGCAGACCTGCCGGTTATATTTGATAAATACAGGCAGGTTGGTGTAAATGACAGTAATATAAAAGGAAGCGGGCTTGGCCTCTATCTGGCGCGGATGATAGCGGAGGCCCACGAAGGCGTTATATGGGCGGAATCTGAACCGGGCAAAGGGACAGAGATAAAAATATTATTTCCGGAATTATAAAAAAACAAAGCTGACTGACAATTTCTTTATTCCTGTGTTTTTATCTGTATAAGCCTAAAATAATCCGGAAGTAATCGCAGAAAGGGTTCTGCTTGTGCTAATGGGGAGAAGTGTTGGCAGCATGAATTCTACGGAGTGTTTCTATACCGTATATTATATTTATGAAAGTTATGATATGAGTTAATACCGCGCGTAAATTTCACTTTTTTTGCGGCTGCATAAAGTGTTATAATTTATTTTATTAATTAATATAGGACAAAAAAAGGCGGCCGGCGGATGAAAAAAATACTATTAATTGTATCAGTGTTTGTTTTAGCGGCAGTGTTTACGGGATGCGCGCAGATAAAAGGGATTTTTACAACGGACAGCCTTAAGGGGCTTATTGTTTACGCGGGGGTTGAAGGGGACGGCAACGGGACTTTTATTTATGCAATATCGCCTGACGGGAAATGGAAAAAAAGGCTGACAACAGGCGTACGCAGCGATAATTATCCCGCGGTTTCGCCTGACGGCAAAAGCGTGGTTTTTTCATCGGCTGATGAAAAATATAAAAACCGTTTATATATAATGGACAGCGACGGTGGCAAAATCCGGGAGATTGCGTCAACAGAACACGACGCGGAGCTTGCTTCGTGGTCGCCGGACGGCAAGCGTATTGCTTTTTTAGACAGGGATTCCGATCATGTAACTTCAATTTATGTAATTAACAGTAATGGCACAGGCCTGA
This region includes:
- a CDS encoding GAF domain-containing sensor histidine kinase; protein product: MKNETKAAVTVRGAVSPALISITDKNKPAITDAVIQKWQNILDVLIKVFEVPSSLIMKIEENAIAVFLKGTHKDNPYEVSESAKLGEGLYCETVLGRDKPLVVQDALNDPVWRDNPDVKLKMISYLGFPIKWPDKTFFGTICILDNKANEYSKKFIDVMNVFKETIEQDLQLIIENKMLNDLDTLKTDFTNMMNHELRTPLVSMKGAAKLLLKGTAGLLNDKQAELVSIISVNTERQIRLVNEMLDMSRIEAGYYKIQPEKRNLAELVDEAAGTVIGQAVDRGNTIVKNIDLKKAEWNLDGDGFVHILSNLLSNALKFSPKGAQVVITVKDGDRKIMPVPEKEAEKIKKEGFMLLVSVKDTGIGISSADLPVIFDKYRQVGVNDSNIKGSGLGLYLARMIAEAHEGVIWAESEPGKGTEIKILFPEL